The segment tataatttaatcatgaaaaccataaaaaacttgttttttttagcattgaaacatatgctttaCGCATATCCATTTGTGTATTAAATGTtgtacagtcaggtattggttaacgtcgcatgggatatactctttccacccattaataataatgagtggaaaaggtatatcccatgcgacgttaatcaatacctgactgtattgaattttgaatgatttttttttgtgcgacATTGTCCATAATACATAAAGTAATTACACTGGACTATTATAATATAGGTAtcttacaaaacaaaaaaaaaatgattttattattttcattaatactAAAGGATCATCGGTTAAGGCATCGACGCATATGcttaatgctaaaaaaaactaaatagtAAAGACTtaccttcaaaaaaaaatgaaaagctttcaataTCTTCAAGCGTTGCTTTTTTCACTGAtctcaatattaaattatcatcAAGCACAGAGGCTTACGCTTTTTgtgtttgaagaaaacttGAGACAACAGAAAAcagtttttaatgttttccaGTACAAAGCGTATGGGTGAgtattttgattgtttttctgtattaaaaacaaaaataatcacCCTTGAAGctttgaagcatatgctttatgcattgaaattctttcattattttcaaaagatgattttttttataagtttgaATAGTCGCATCTTATATTGCCAAGCATAGAGAAGTATGAAGGaacatttttgataaagatttgttaattttttccattatAGAGCATAAGTGTCAGTgctcataaaatttttcaatcttgaaaagaaaaaaatgctttatgtGTTGAATATCTTATGTTTTCTTAAAGTTATGATGTTTTATTGTCTTTAAGattaaagtttattgaaagaagcattaaagcatatgctttatataATTCAAACGAACACGGTTGAAGATAAATTCTTcaggaattttctcttctgatttttacattttttttgccttctgaAGAGTTTTTGAATGATGTTTTAAGACAGGAATAAcagtgaatagactccttttatttattttttattcttttccacAAACAACTGCAGTGTTAAATGATTTTGCTTTGCGAATCATTGAAGTATTATCAGCAGAGAGttgaaagtataaaaaaaaacttcttatctGATCAACAAGAAGCGGAAATAATTGCGCAAAATAGATATCAAAAATgagatcttttaattttcctaattgaTTGTTCTTTCCTTCctttctttatctttttttttattgatttacgagctaatttatttgattaattgaaagaatattttgattctttctcttctttaaaaaatgtaaaagaagaaaattctctcattcaCTCTTTTGTGTATTTTGGCTGTAGGTACAAGCTCGGAGAAGAGACCAACATTTCGTGGATAAAATCATGAAGAAGagccacaaaattaattaaaaaaaatacattttagtggaaaaaaaattttaaaaaacttttagtaagaaaatgttttagaaattaatgaaaaaaaaaaatggagagaaTTTGACGTGCGaaagacatttaaaaaaaaaagtgtgtagAATCTTCACCTTTTAGCTCCCTCCCTGCCCAtcattaaatacattttacatgTAATTTTCATTCCTCACAATATCTTATTAAATAtaggaaaaaatatacatatataatctcacaaaaaaatgaaaaataaagaaagtttttcaggAAGGAGAAAGAAGAATTCTCAATTCCTGAAGAGCAGCAAgtttagagagagaaagagaaggaGTTTCAGcaagaaataattcttaattaattaaaaaatggaaAGCTTTATTGTGAacgtttttattttgagagaaaaaaaagaaaaaagcagtgaatttttttttaaataaatctttgtttttttaattttattttctcaattttagcttctcattgaaaaaagaaagaaaaacaaaaataaagtgattttaaaaagtgaaagacaattctttttatttctttttcctttaaacGGCATACAAACACCTAAATTGCCTCGTTCATTTAATCCATTCTTGAGGGGGGGAGAGCGGGGGAGGGGGGAGGTGGTGGGTGGAGGAGGAGGGGTATTATTTGTGGACATTTAGAGTGGATTTATTTAGACACCAGAATTCTGCTGAATCCATGTCCTGTACGGGGAGATGCGGACGAAGGCCTGAGGCTGGGCAGCATTGCAGTTTGTGTTGGTGAAGGAAGCCAAACCGATCTGTGGGGGAAGAAAGAGAGAAGGGAGGGGGTTAAGGGGGGATTTCTgggcaagaagaagaagaagcaaagaAAGAGATACTCACAGCAACAGTCTGGAAGCGAACAATGCCAACGAGGGCAGTTCCCTGATCTCCAGCACAGAAGGTGCTCTGACCGGCATCACGGGCACAGAAGTTGTTGCTGAGGAAGGCCCCGAGGTGGGGGTAGGTCTGGATGCATTCCTGCTCAGTTGTGGTGCGCACAAATCCAACCATGAGTTGATTGGCGAAGGGTCCAGTGGGCCCGGTGAAGCCGAATCCGTTGAAACGACCCTCCTCATTGGGGAAGGGGACCTGTGTGTCGGCAGCAGTGGGCAGGGCAATAGCCTGAATGTTGATACTCGGCTGGAAGGCCTGGTGCGTGATGATGGCGATGTTGTTGTTGAGTGTTGTGTGATCAAACTGCGGGTGGATGATGTGCTGGGAAGTCCATGGGCTCCACTGCAGCTGTTCACGGTTCACACTACCAACACCAACCTGCCACTGTCCGAAACTgaggaaaggaagaaaatttcattttaaagaaagttcaggagaaaaatgattttttgaagaaaattctggtaaattattcaaaagaaaaaaaattcttaacagATCAAGGTACCTTAACCAAAAATTCCTAACTTCCATGAAATTAGGACTACCTACCTGACTTTTGAACCTAAATACGTGAGTTCCTTGCAATGATTTATCTGCTAGTTTTAGTCaagaaatgaaagttttttctttaagaatttttaagatctttttttttctaactacTGCACCGATCCTAAAACATCTACGTTGAAACTAgaagctaaaaaaatattaaaatatttgctaaatATTCAGCCAATCTTTACTTGAAAGTTATCTGATCCGCgtatatcaaagaaaataattttcaggatCTATCTATCTTAATTTACTACTAAGTCCGTTTTAGGTTTCTTAAAGCAGATCaaagtttttaaactaaaCCTTATGGTTCTTTAATGTCAGTCTTTAAcagtaattaaatttaggtCAAGCTAAATAGGGACTAACTGCATCTTAAAAGCCTGACTTTGATAAACATAATACAAGtttaaaaagaacaaaattttgCCCTTGTCTTGGGTATTTGAACTATAAAAGGTTTTGCTTTGTCCGTTTCTTGAGTCAAGTTTAAGATTATGAAGCCTAAGTTCAGTTATTTAGGTAAATTTAAGTTTATCGAAGTCAGGTTTTAAGTAGGCATTCATTTTGACCTTATCTTACAACTGTGAAAGCttgatcttaaaaaaatagtcttagtattaaataaattggaatgacttaagaaaacttaaagctgattttagaaaacttaggtcttctccaaaaaaaaaacttagaattAGCTAAAAAACTGAGGCttcacttgaaaaattttggcctatcttaaaaaaaaacaagtctACTTTAAAAGAGTCTGCActgaattaagaaaatataaggaTAGCTGAAAAAACTTGAATTCAGGCTTAAGAAACTTAGGCCTAGTCTAAGAAAGTTctaacatataaaaaaaatgtactggtaagctgaccaagcttacgggagctgtgtttctttcagtgtaccaattttgtgagagcaaactagaacgcaaattaatttaaatacgcgcaaagtcgggaaaagtaaaaaagtcataccctaagaaatctttagaaggctatatctcgagaacggattcatagattttcataatttttttttgttttaaaggtctcgaagtcagctataacatatcgaaaactgaaaaaaatttatgtcgccattttcgaaaaattcgagttcgaaattttcgaaaactttgttttcgattttagcgcctcttgcggtcatttttcgaagttgcaatgttctagacatttgtagggtttctcgaaacctttcatttgcacttgagttgatcaagatcggacttgtagaacccgagatatgacatgccaactttggaaggctatatctcgagaacggatccatagattttcttcatttttggcatgaagctagataatatggtcagctacaacatatgaaaaaatgaaaaaaatttatgtcgtcgttttcgagatattcatcgaaaactaatcgaaaattttgtttttgatttttggccccctagcggtcacttttgaaacttcggatgttctagagagttgtagggtttgttgagatctttcatttgaccccgggttgatcaaaatcggtcaagccgttttcgagttatggtcgattttcgatgaaaaattgtggcggccatattgactaaacggcttgaccgattttcgaaaatgaggtatcgttggaaagctcttgatggcccctacaacatatcaaaatttcagatttttagctattacaggggctgagatatagcgaaaacaaaattttgaggttattcaaaatggcggacgagggggtgggggggtggatttgacctcataatcggatttcttcaggtcgatattaaaactttgccgtttaccgcaagtctctatctatcaccgttctcttgcaatttaagtttataatccggccggacggacggacggacggccggccggaaaaatttttttttggcgcatacgttttttggaatgtggggaccctaattcgtgctcataccaagtttgagcccgatctgacgactttcgattttgctcggtacacaaaagctgtgtctgaaagaaacacagctaaaactaaagtctaatttaagaaaatttaggtTTGACTTCAGAAACTTAAGCCGGTTTTCTAGTAAAACCTTTTTGGTTATTAGactcatttttattcttttcaaagcAAATTTTGCACTCACACTCCAAccgttttaataaaattgttaattgaGCTTAGttcattgcttttttttaatagaaaggtaaaggatttaatttttttaacgtttttatcaaattcaatCCTCTGTAAAAAATTTCTATGGCGCacaattctcttaaaattcctttttaatccTTTCACTTGGACCATCATCATCACTGATCACATAATTTAATCACAGAAAATTCcggaaaattcactttaaaaaaaaggaaaaaaatctacttacAGCCTAACATTTTGAGCCGTGGTGAGGGTGTGGGTCATGGAGATGAGGGCTCCACTACCCACACGTGTCTCCGTTGCCTGTGGATTGAGGCGAATGAGGATGTGGGCATGATAGGGTGCCGATCCCGGTGTAGCCTGTTGGCCATTAATAATACGCGTCCAGGGATTAGCCTACAGGAGAGCAGAGAAACTCATTAACCTTTTGCACACTTTTCTCCCTTCCGGAGTCGCCTTTTTGGGGCACTTTTGGTTACCTGCACGGATAGAGCAAGAGCAAGGAGGAGCACCGGTGCGTACTTCATTGTGGGTTCTTTTTGGGCAAAGTAACTGTGAAGGTGGCCCACGCTGGGGGGCTTTTATAGCCACCAAATCACTGTGACACTGATTGACTGTCTTGTGTGGGGAAGGGGCGCACTAATTAATGAGAGAAGAGGCCGCGCAATCAGGTCCGTGTACATCAAACACGGGGGCCGATAAGGTGGCCCAATGATACGGCATGTTTGACCATCATTCACTGGAATTCTGGGGCTTCTTTTGACGCTCACCCTTCCTCCTTCCTTACACCTGACGCACTCACCTCTGATCTTACATCCCTGATAGTGTTCAGCAGGGAGTGCGTCATGCTTTTGGGGCTCAGCACGTAGTTCCGTTTGCCCCCAAAACGCAATCTTtcacctgaaaaaaaaagcttcctctttgcccctttaaaaaaaaagctcaaaaagaggacaaattcctttgaaaaaaaaaagaaacttccaaAGTTCAAAGTTCTGAATCGCAAatcaatctctttttttagtttgaaaaataaacaaataaatctttcCCACTAATCCGcaactgaaagaaaaataaaacaattaaaaagacaatttaattacaaaagaaatgattCACTGTATTAATTCCTTCCACTGTTATTTCCTTCAtcttattacaatttttgccTATATTTTactctcttgtttttttttatcttcattaATCATTTCCTTCCTCTAAAACAAAAAGGAGGGAcaaaggatttatttaaaaaaaggggGAGGGAGGGGGAAACAATTAAGGCCAACTGATAAACCAGATGGCCGTCGCGactgaaaagtttttctttttatttattcatttaataataatagagaattttttttgtaaagaaataaatctttcgcgtcataaataagttttttttgttgttgtccGATGAGGCGCCCATttagggggtggtggtggtggtggtggtggtggtggtgaagATGGATGGTGATTGATGTGAAGAtcgcaaaaaggaaaaatatcattCGCTATGCACGCATTTTGCGGCCCctttggatgtttttttgttcttctttcttttcctcttAATCACCTTTCCGTTTACACGGACTGGTGGCACTACTGTGATCATCTTTGCTGTGCATCGCCTTCCTTTCTTGCGGTGGATTCTCCTCCTTTGGGCACATCGCACAATAATCATCCTTTGCATTTTCATCTTCAGAGTCTGAGAAGGATTCCTGcaaaaaagaagtaatttatttattagaaaactttcaatgaaaagagaaaatttaacagTGATGGTCATTTCAATGGAGCACCTGCAGAGACCTCttcataaattgaattgaagaaaTCAACTTAAATGTCTCCATTTTGACGACCACCACTGTTTGCTTGTTCCTTCAcaataatttctttccaatttgaactattaaatttcacattaaaacCTTAATAAATGGGATTAATTGATGTTCTATTGAATTTACTATCCCCTCTTTATGACTTTTtcactctctccctctctcaaattaatcaaatgaaattaattttaattaacaattaaaattctcttgttgaaagaaaaaaaatgaaggacacaaaattgcaatgaaaggGGAATTTAtctgggtggaaaaaaaaacatgaaaaatattcttttattcacattagaagaaaatcacaaattagTTTAAATCAAGAGTATTCGGAAATAGTTGAAAATATTccggaaaatacaaaaaaaaatctttccgaattttttaaacattagaaATTTTCAGATATATCCGTAAATCAATTACTTTCCACgagttttcttaaattgtCAACttctaaatttgaaaatttgattttttaagctaattccgaatttttcggaaaatcacaacttaaatttcagattttttcgGAAATTAGTTTGGTTATTTTCTAGAAGTTACAATTTAAGGGTTTTTCTGAAAATGCTAAgatttttcggaaaattcacaacTTCAGATATTTTCAGTTAAATACTGATTTCAGATTTTTCGGAAATTTATAATTCTTGGCTTTGCAGTAAAATGGATATTTAggtatgttgttttttttaataatctactttagtatttttcaaagattagGAACGTtaggatttttcaaaaattgacaatttaagagttttttcgGAAATTCAcaagttttttattattaaaaaatgaaaaatatataaaaattattaagatactcaatgactttttttatttattcggaAAATAAAACTCACATATTTCGGAAATTCATAATTCAAGGATTTACAGAAAATGGATATTTGAGTATTAGGAACGTTAGGATTTTTCAGAAATTGACAACTTAAGGGTTTTCCGGTTTTTCGGaaatcacaaattttattatccaaaaattaacaaaatctaaaatattaagacacttaaaaactttttaataattcggaaaataaaaatttcatatttttcggAAAGGTAtagttttcaaattatttaggtaacttaattattttacGGTTAATCTTACAAATTTTCGGAAATTTCTATCGTCCTAAATTCtgtaaatttataaattaaaattcacacaTTCTGCATTTTCAGAAATATACTACTTTCGGAATATTCGGTAATTGGAAACTGTAAAATAATTctggaattttcatcaattcgtattgtttgaataaaacaatcaaaatattccgaaagaaaaacgaataatTTAACGTTATTCCTATTCCAAACTTGACTATTCTTTTTGCCAGATAATCCCCCCCTGCATCAagcaatgaaaagaaagaaaaaaagagaataaaaatttactcaCACTGGACGCCCCTGAACTACTTTCCGATCCGGAATCCGATGAGCTCTCCGACGAACTCCCCGGAGGTGGCTCCTTTGTGTGATTATTCAGCAACCACGCGTGGGGCTCCTCATTGAGGGGCCGCGCTGTCTTTAGCGGGTAGTAGATGAGGCTGGCGGGCGTGTAGAATTCCCACTGCGTCGAATACTGTCCTGGTATCAGCTCCACCGGATACGCCGACGCCGCTGGATCTGAGATAACCGGCGTCGGCGTTGTCTTCTTCCTCCGCGGCACATTGACAACGAAGGTCTGCAAATCGATGCAGCCCGCGCGATTCTCATTGCGCctgcaaaagaattattcttcctttaagaacttttcaaataaattaaaaaaaaaaaagatttcctcACATTTTATTGAGTTTGGTGTTCCAGGACGCCGTGGATTTGAGGGCTTTCTCATGCACCGTGGCCTTGTCAACTTCGTGCACTTTCACGCCCTTCTGCTGCCTACTTGTGGCATCCCGTAGCTGCTTCTCCCGGTGGTACTTCTTGTACTCTTCGTACTTATCGTTGAAATCCTGGTACATTATATCCAGAATATCCACGGCATAGACGGCCGTCAGCCCGAGATTGGACATCTTCTCCGACACGAGTTTCTTCTCAATCAGGTAATTCCGCTCCTCCATCTCCACGGGGCGCCTGTACAAGTACGGATACTTGCGCTTGAAGCTCTTCACACCCAACAATTCCGCTATTTGCTCCTGCAGCATGTACGTGTCACGATTCTTATTTGGGCAGCACCCAACAGGTGGGGGCCAGTCGTACTCTGCCAGCATTTCCACCGTGAATTCCgtcctgaaagaaaaatgttttattctgaagagaatttttcatttatttttgttgttgagaGATCTTCTTACCCGCCCTCCTCGTTTACTTCCATCCTTCCGCGGGATTTCTTCGTGATGGTTTTACTGCTGCTATCCTCACCTAAACTTGACGAATCCATCGTCTTTTGGGAACTCGACTGGACTACTTTGGGTGTCCCTGATTGTTTCCTGTGCAAATGAAGAAAggatatgatttttttataaaacaatattattttgttaatattctgtgaaaaagaattaaaagatttgagagttctaaaaaattagtacatttttttagCTGAGACACATTGTgctataaaagaagaaaaaatgataatttcccttttaagacaaaataaaaatatttaagatgtttatttttacacaaaatatttccttttcagCAGTTTAGACACATACCAAGAATAAATTTCCCAGATAAATGATCACAATTGACCCATTTTTtcgtttattaaaataatagaaattattcatctaatataatatttttattcgcTGTGCTTAGAGgttcatgtaaaaaaaaaccctttgtCCTAGCTAAAtgtcgaaagctttgaaattCATAAGTAAATTAAGTTCTAAAATTCTAAGtaagtaattaaattcttaataattttttttaaatatatttttagcttttatcATATGTATTAAATCTAGAATCTAGATCTAATTT is part of the Lutzomyia longipalpis isolate SR_M1_2022 chromosome 3, ASM2433408v1 genome and harbors:
- the LOC129793536 gene encoding chymotrypsin B-like, coding for MKYAPVLLLALALSVQANPWTRIINGQQATPGSAPYHAHILIRLNPQATETRVGSGALISMTHTLTTAQNVRLFGQWQVGVGSVNREQLQWSPWTSQHIIHPQFDHTTLNNNIAIITHQAFQPSINIQAIALPTAADTQVPFPNEEGRFNGFGFTGPTGPFANQLMVGFVRTTTEQECIQTYPHLGAFLSNNFCARDAGQSTFCAGDQGTALVGIVRFQTVAIGLASFTNTNCNAAQPQAFVRISPYRTWIQQNSGV